A single region of the Aeromicrobium chenweiae genome encodes:
- a CDS encoding lipopolysaccharide biosynthesis protein produces MAETRTRGIAWAGAVNLVGGAAGSIVGLLLAAVVGRQLGTEGAGTYFLVVAVFMIVSNVTELGADTGLVRYVSAARATGRLADVPHLVRSAVRPVLVGGALVVVVVAAVVWTHPDLVEGLSSRFLVGAAVLAVLSSLIAVMLSISRGFGDVLTYPLLQNIALPVLRLVGVVVVVSAGGGVAAVLTAWMAPVPVVLVLATVVAVAMIRRRSGPVAGRVTDVARLRRASAEFWAFSATRGITAAVEILLEWVDVVIVAALTSPEEAGVYAVVTRCARAGEVIQQAARIAVGPQISAALARGAAGEAREIYGLVTAAMIWLAWPFFIVLAVFGDAVLTLFGPGFDAGWTSLATLAAAMAVATAAGTVQTILLMGGRSTWQLADKSGALVLNVVLNLVLVPIWGIEGAAVAWAVTIVVDTAVVAYQVQQLMGLRPHGRPLMVAAALSIGVVGSVCLAARLLLGSSVPVMLGTIAVAAGVHLAASFPLRHRLGLVDLVAHRSS; encoded by the coding sequence GTGGCTGAGACCCGCACCCGCGGCATCGCCTGGGCCGGTGCGGTCAACCTCGTCGGCGGCGCCGCGGGCTCGATCGTCGGGCTCCTGCTGGCGGCCGTCGTGGGTCGCCAGCTCGGCACGGAGGGCGCCGGCACCTACTTCCTGGTCGTCGCGGTGTTCATGATCGTCTCGAACGTCACCGAGCTCGGCGCGGACACCGGCCTGGTCCGCTACGTCTCGGCGGCGCGGGCCACCGGCAGGCTCGCGGACGTCCCCCATCTCGTGCGGTCGGCGGTCCGACCGGTCCTGGTCGGCGGTGCCCTCGTCGTCGTGGTCGTGGCAGCAGTCGTGTGGACGCACCCGGACCTCGTCGAGGGCCTGTCGTCCCGGTTCCTGGTGGGCGCCGCGGTGCTGGCCGTGCTGTCCTCGCTGATCGCGGTGATGCTGTCGATCTCCCGCGGGTTCGGCGACGTGCTGACGTACCCGCTGCTGCAGAACATCGCCCTGCCGGTGCTGCGCCTCGTCGGTGTGGTCGTCGTGGTCTCGGCGGGCGGGGGAGTGGCGGCGGTGCTCACCGCGTGGATGGCGCCCGTCCCCGTCGTCCTCGTCCTGGCGACCGTCGTCGCGGTGGCGATGATCAGGCGTCGTTCCGGACCGGTTGCGGGACGCGTCACCGACGTGGCTCGGCTGCGCCGGGCGTCCGCGGAGTTCTGGGCGTTCAGCGCGACGCGAGGCATCACCGCTGCGGTCGAGATCCTGCTGGAGTGGGTCGACGTCGTCATCGTCGCGGCGCTCACCTCGCCCGAGGAGGCCGGCGTGTACGCGGTGGTCACCCGCTGCGCCCGCGCCGGCGAGGTCATCCAGCAGGCGGCCCGCATCGCGGTCGGCCCGCAGATCAGCGCAGCGCTGGCTCGGGGTGCTGCCGGCGAGGCGCGCGAGATCTACGGCCTGGTGACCGCCGCGATGATCTGGCTCGCGTGGCCGTTCTTCATCGTGCTCGCGGTCTTCGGTGACGCGGTGCTGACCCTCTTCGGCCCGGGGTTCGACGCCGGATGGACGTCGCTGGCCACGCTCGCGGCCGCGATGGCGGTGGCGACCGCCGCGGGCACCGTCCAGACGATCCTGCTCATGGGCGGACGCAGCACGTGGCAGCTCGCGGACAAGTCCGGCGCCCTGGTCCTCAACGTCGTGCTCAACCTGGTCCTGGTGCCGATCTGGGGGATCGAGGGCGCTGCCGTGGCCTGGGCGGTCACGATCGTCGTCGACACCGCCGTGGTGGCCTACCAGGTGCAGCAGCTGATGGGTCTGCGTCCGCACGGCCGTCCGCTGATGGTGGCCGCGGCGCTCTCGATCGGCGTCGTCGGATCGGTGTGCCTCGCCGCGCGCCTGCTGCTCGGGTCATCCGTGCCGGTCATGCTCGGCACGATCGCCGTGGCCGCCGGCGTCCACCTGGCCGCGAGCTTCCCGCTGCGCCACCGGCTGGGGCTCGTGGACCTGGTGGCCCACCGCTCGTCCTGA
- a CDS encoding sigma-70 family RNA polymerase sigma factor — protein MQDVDPVNAPGAELSIVELDDGALLALARDGDPEAYAALFTRYSYAAHRLARHLGQKEDSEDVVAESFAQVLSLVRRGKGPDRAFRAYLFTTIRHEAARRARASQRVTPTDDVERIDRPVPFGHGRLDEFERSAVRAAYESLPPRWRTVLWHLDVEGRTPQELGPLLELSPNSVSALVYRARSGLRQAYLQQHVKPSEPDSRTCRDVRAKLSAFVRRTASVREQEKVHAHLSACQECLSIYLDLQEVNREVG, from the coding sequence ATGCAGGACGTTGACCCCGTCAACGCGCCTGGCGCCGAGCTCTCCATCGTCGAGCTGGACGACGGAGCGCTCCTGGCGCTGGCCCGTGACGGCGACCCAGAGGCGTACGCGGCGCTGTTCACCCGCTACAGCTACGCCGCGCACCGGCTGGCGCGACATCTCGGCCAGAAGGAGGACTCCGAGGACGTCGTCGCGGAGTCGTTCGCCCAGGTCCTCAGTCTCGTGCGGCGCGGCAAGGGGCCCGACCGGGCCTTCCGGGCGTACCTGTTCACCACGATCCGGCACGAGGCGGCGCGGCGGGCGAGGGCGAGCCAACGGGTCACCCCGACGGACGACGTCGAGCGGATCGACCGTCCCGTGCCGTTCGGTCACGGCCGGCTGGACGAGTTCGAGCGCTCCGCGGTCCGCGCGGCGTACGAGTCGCTGCCCCCGCGGTGGCGGACGGTCCTGTGGCACCTCGACGTCGAGGGGCGCACGCCGCAGGAGCTCGGTCCGCTGCTCGAGCTGTCGCCCAACAGCGTCTCCGCGCTCGTCTACCGCGCGCGCAGCGGCCTGCGTCAGGCGTACCTGCAGCAGCACGTCAAGCCCAGCGAGCCGGACAGCCGGACGTGCCGGGACGTGCGTGCCAAGCTCTCGGCGTTCGTCCGTCGCACAGCGTCCGTGCGCGAGCAGGAGAAGGTCCACGCGCATCTCTCGGCGTGCCAGGAGTGCCTGTCGATCTACCTGGACCTGCAGGAGGTCAATCGCGAGGTCGGGTGA
- a CDS encoding YveK family protein, with the protein MAPAPQPAQLTDLVGSLKRHWLVVAVMAILGLILGVLASFAIPPTYDATTTISVNPMNADPLSSAVDASKSVSMSTEAGIVTSSKVAKAAADTLRSTYGLSTEQVRDATSTDSPDGSLILSIHFSGDTAKQAATGADAVAQAYLTLRRTEAAGQVDRLVTAANTQLGKIRTDSATPAYANGLAQQSLRIQANSLGEKIARLSSFDLNPGQIVGAADVPTKPSTPGPIPLGAAGLFLGLLIGIPIALLRKEEEDSEIGGVDGLHAIGDQIVLDGTKDTNRADTWDIAAFMLKIPTSIRTDGPFVIMVDAEESPGRAITPGQELVDALARRGRSARFVDAGAINEGKISRGWPTDKKRSSWAGEIVVIDTTHTSSDANKVALATRSDSVLLARSTTDDAAALRRLAGLLKSKGVDIALTALFPASHHDVVAAGR; encoded by the coding sequence ATGGCCCCCGCCCCGCAACCTGCGCAGCTGACCGATCTCGTCGGTTCGCTCAAGCGTCACTGGCTGGTCGTCGCCGTGATGGCGATCCTCGGCCTGATCCTCGGAGTGCTCGCGTCCTTCGCGATCCCGCCCACGTACGACGCGACGACGACCATCTCGGTCAACCCGATGAATGCGGACCCCCTGAGCTCGGCGGTCGACGCGTCCAAGTCCGTCAGCATGTCCACCGAGGCGGGCATCGTGACGTCGAGCAAGGTGGCCAAGGCCGCCGCGGACACGCTGCGGTCCACCTACGGCCTCAGCACCGAGCAGGTGCGGGACGCCACCTCGACCGACTCGCCCGACGGCTCCCTGATCCTCAGCATCCACTTCTCCGGCGACACCGCGAAGCAGGCCGCGACGGGTGCCGACGCCGTCGCCCAGGCGTACCTGACACTGCGGCGCACCGAGGCCGCCGGCCAGGTCGATCGTCTCGTCACCGCCGCCAACACCCAGCTGGGCAAGATCCGGACCGACTCCGCGACGCCGGCCTACGCGAACGGTCTCGCGCAGCAGTCGCTGCGCATCCAGGCGAACTCGCTGGGCGAGAAGATCGCCCGCCTGAGCTCGTTCGACCTGAACCCGGGACAGATCGTCGGCGCCGCCGACGTCCCGACCAAGCCGTCCACGCCCGGACCGATCCCGCTCGGCGCAGCGGGCCTGTTCCTCGGCCTGCTGATCGGCATCCCGATCGCGCTGCTCCGCAAGGAGGAGGAGGACTCGGAGATCGGGGGCGTCGACGGGCTGCACGCGATCGGCGACCAGATCGTCCTCGACGGCACCAAGGACACCAACCGCGCCGATACCTGGGACATCGCGGCGTTCATGCTGAAGATCCCGACCTCGATCCGGACCGACGGCCCGTTCGTGATCATGGTCGACGCCGAGGAGAGCCCCGGGCGCGCGATCACCCCGGGACAGGAGCTCGTGGACGCACTGGCGCGACGCGGCCGCTCGGCCCGCTTCGTGGACGCCGGAGCGATCAACGAGGGCAAGATCAGCCGCGGCTGGCCGACGGACAAGAAGCGCTCCTCGTGGGCCGGTGAGATCGTCGTGATCGACACGACCCACACGTCCTCGGACGCCAACAAGGTCGCCCTGGCCACCCGGTCGGACTCCGTGCTCCTCGCCCGCTCGACGACCGACGACGCCGCGGCGCTGCGCCGGCTCGCGGGACTGCTCAAGTCCAAGGGCGTCGACATCGCTCTCACCGCACTGTTCCCGGCCAGCCACCACGACGTGGTCGCCGCCGGCCGCTGA
- a CDS encoding fibrinogen-like YCDxxxxGGGW domain-containing protein, producing MRAFSHRPIRAALLAALLPVMVVSGVAGLSAPASAAGVVDGLSPSTAAASCWEVKQLDGASPDGVYWILTPQLQVPTQIYCDQTTDGGGWALIGRGRESWTYNYNGKGTPAEVAGTVTGQAAFAPRQLDSVIINGLHGGKRVDDPAYGSGVRVRRATNQAGTSWQETRWTYRAGSRDRWSWALGAGFPLATVDIDGSTGTNTTTFEFGSDSAYKRLWTHENARNGYVRGFNFGQGGIGSTAADSYIYSKTSGGAYGTPFSQVYIRPKLRSSDLTFTSIPAAGTPAQTIRAAPRNGSLASSWGVTGLGNGGTTENATEVQAFAQIGNTMYVGGNFTTVLKGSAATGSDRVAQPYLAAFDARTGDYIRSFTPRLNSMVKSLLALPNGKLAVGGEFTQVAGTARKGLVVLDPATGALDAGWTTNLENRVSGGTVSVRGLDTDGTYLYLTGAFTHFTKPGTSERYAKNGARIALSTGVADNGWNPAFNGTGTALDVSDDKSTVYFSGYFTQMKDGAQPADRAAAISTAAGANQAASWQPTFSTRGSARYQQAVQQVGSKVWLGGSQHSMFAYNASTFALENTHITKAGGDLQAITGGNGLVFGGCHCEHWNYSDTAAYDTTDPGSTNITWKQADKTYYVGAWDEKTGDFAMEFTPEMRARNGLGAWALEVASDGTLWAGGSITSSVKENGSNQWIGGFVRYAPRPSAAPGKPAGLKVALNGGTAAVSWSAGSSSGVTYEVLRNDRVVATSTSTSVTVPGATDSDRYAVRAADAWGNRSASTAVVSPSAAAGATTLVPAGSTWSYRVDPAAVGADWNRSTFDDSSWAAGAAPLGWGTGPVTTNVDVAAGKTRPVTSYYRRAFTIAPGSAFGAVTLTTRADDAVAVHVNGVEVGRSNLPTGALTGSTYALSAPSTTAAVANPVTFTVPVSALRVGTNTVAVEVHSMYKATPSSSMDLSLVAEDGDQVPATEASTTPLVAAGSTWSYFFDNGSAVPAAWTTSESATSGWRTGAAPLGWGTSGPIATSIDVPAGGTRALTSYYRRSFSVPAASAVKKLTLLTRADDGVAVYVNGVEVARSNLPTGALTAGTYASTAFSTAAAIGKPVTVDVPPSVLRNGTNSIAVEVHSNYRATPNTSMDLSLVAAS from the coding sequence GTGCGCGCGTTCTCCCACCGCCCCATCCGTGCGGCCCTGCTGGCTGCCCTGCTGCCGGTCATGGTCGTCTCCGGCGTCGCCGGGCTGAGCGCGCCCGCGAGCGCGGCGGGCGTGGTCGACGGGCTGTCGCCGTCCACCGCCGCCGCGTCGTGCTGGGAGGTCAAGCAGCTCGACGGCGCCTCGCCCGACGGCGTCTACTGGATCCTCACCCCGCAGCTGCAGGTCCCCACACAGATCTACTGCGACCAGACCACCGACGGCGGCGGCTGGGCGCTGATCGGGCGCGGCCGGGAGAGCTGGACCTACAACTACAACGGCAAGGGCACGCCGGCCGAGGTCGCCGGCACGGTCACCGGGCAGGCGGCGTTCGCGCCCCGCCAGCTCGACTCGGTCATCATCAACGGGCTGCACGGCGGCAAGCGCGTCGACGACCCCGCGTACGGCAGCGGTGTGCGGGTCCGCCGGGCGACCAACCAGGCGGGCACCAGCTGGCAGGAGACCCGGTGGACGTACCGCGCGGGGTCCCGCGACCGGTGGAGCTGGGCCCTCGGTGCCGGCTTCCCGCTGGCGACGGTCGACATCGACGGCAGCACCGGCACCAACACCACGACGTTCGAGTTCGGCTCGGACTCGGCCTACAAGCGGCTGTGGACGCACGAGAACGCCCGGAACGGGTACGTGCGCGGCTTCAACTTCGGGCAGGGCGGCATCGGGTCCACCGCCGCCGACAGCTACATCTACTCCAAGACGTCGGGAGGCGCGTACGGCACGCCGTTCAGCCAGGTCTACATCCGGCCCAAGCTGCGCAGCAGCGACCTGACGTTCACGTCCATCCCGGCCGCGGGCACGCCGGCGCAGACGATCCGCGCGGCGCCCCGGAACGGCTCGCTCGCCAGCAGCTGGGGAGTCACGGGGCTCGGCAACGGAGGCACGACCGAGAACGCGACCGAGGTGCAGGCCTTCGCGCAGATCGGCAACACGATGTACGTCGGCGGCAACTTCACGACGGTGCTCAAGGGTTCGGCGGCCACCGGCAGCGACCGGGTCGCCCAGCCCTATCTCGCGGCCTTCGACGCCAGGACCGGCGACTACATCCGGTCCTTCACGCCGCGGCTGAACAGCATGGTCAAGTCGCTGCTCGCGCTGCCGAACGGAAAGCTCGCGGTCGGCGGCGAGTTCACCCAGGTTGCCGGCACGGCCCGCAAGGGCCTCGTCGTCCTCGACCCCGCGACCGGGGCGCTCGACGCGGGCTGGACCACGAACCTCGAGAACCGGGTCTCGGGCGGCACGGTGTCGGTGCGGGGGCTCGACACCGACGGCACCTACCTGTACCTGACCGGCGCGTTCACCCACTTCACGAAGCCCGGCACGAGCGAGCGGTACGCCAAGAACGGCGCCCGCATCGCGCTGTCGACCGGCGTCGCCGACAACGGCTGGAACCCGGCCTTCAACGGCACCGGCACCGCCCTCGACGTCAGCGACGACAAGTCCACCGTGTACTTCTCGGGCTACTTCACGCAGATGAAGGACGGTGCACAGCCGGCCGACCGGGCCGCGGCGATCAGCACCGCCGCGGGGGCCAACCAGGCCGCCAGCTGGCAGCCGACGTTCAGCACGAGAGGCTCCGCGCGCTACCAGCAGGCGGTCCAGCAGGTCGGCAGCAAGGTCTGGCTGGGCGGCTCCCAGCACAGCATGTTCGCGTACAACGCGTCGACGTTCGCGCTGGAGAACACCCACATCACCAAGGCCGGCGGCGACCTCCAGGCCATCACCGGGGGCAACGGGCTGGTGTTCGGCGGCTGCCACTGCGAGCACTGGAACTACTCGGACACCGCGGCGTACGACACCACGGACCCGGGCTCGACCAACATCACCTGGAAGCAGGCGGACAAGACGTACTACGTCGGCGCCTGGGACGAGAAGACCGGCGACTTCGCGATGGAGTTCACCCCCGAGATGCGCGCCCGCAACGGGCTGGGCGCCTGGGCGCTCGAGGTCGCGAGCGACGGCACGCTGTGGGCCGGGGGCTCCATCACCTCGTCGGTGAAGGAGAACGGCAGCAACCAGTGGATCGGCGGATTCGTCCGGTACGCCCCGCGGCCGAGCGCCGCGCCCGGCAAGCCGGCCGGCCTCAAGGTCGCCCTCAACGGAGGGACGGCCGCCGTCAGCTGGAGCGCCGGCTCGTCGTCCGGAGTCACCTACGAGGTGCTGCGCAACGACCGGGTCGTGGCGACCAGCACCTCCACGAGCGTCACGGTGCCCGGCGCGACGGACTCGGACCGGTACGCCGTCCGCGCGGCCGACGCCTGGGGCAACCGCTCGGCCTCGACCGCCGTGGTGTCGCCGTCTGCGGCCGCCGGCGCGACGACGCTGGTGCCGGCGGGCTCCACCTGGTCCTACCGGGTCGACCCGGCGGCCGTGGGGGCGGACTGGAACCGCTCGACGTTCGACGACTCGTCCTGGGCCGCCGGGGCAGCGCCCCTGGGGTGGGGCACCGGGCCGGTCACCACCAACGTCGACGTCGCGGCAGGCAAGACCCGACCGGTCACCTCCTACTACCGCAGGGCGTTCACGATCGCGCCGGGCAGCGCCTTCGGCGCCGTCACGCTGACCACCCGGGCCGACGACGCGGTCGCGGTCCACGTCAACGGCGTCGAGGTGGGCCGCTCGAACCTCCCGACCGGCGCGCTCACGGGCAGCACGTACGCCCTGTCGGCGCCGAGCACCACCGCAGCCGTCGCGAACCCGGTGACGTTCACGGTCCCGGTGTCGGCGCTGCGGGTCGGCACCAACACGGTCGCGGTCGAGGTGCACTCGATGTACAAGGCCACCCCCTCCTCGAGCATGGACCTGTCCCTCGTCGCGGAGGACGGCGACCAGGTCCCCGCGACGGAGGCGAGCACCACGCCTCTCGTCGCCGCGGGCTCGACCTGGTCGTACTTCTTCGACAACGGGTCGGCTGTCCCTGCCGCGTGGACGACGTCCGAGTCCGCGACCAGTGGCTGGCGGACCGGTGCCGCCCCGCTCGGGTGGGGCACGTCCGGACCGATCGCCACGAGCATCGACGTCCCGGCCGGCGGCACCCGCGCCCTGACGTCGTACTACCGCCGGTCGTTCAGCGTGCCGGCCGCCTCAGCCGTCAAGAAGCTGACGCTCCTCACCCGTGCCGATGACGGCGTCGCGGTGTACGTCAACGGCGTCGAGGTGGCCCGGTCGAACCTGCCGACGGGCGCCCTCACCGCGGGCACGTACGCCTCGACGGCGTTCTCCACGGCCGCGGCGATCGGCAAGCCGGTGACGGTGGACGTCCCGCCCTCCGTGCTGAGGAACGGGACCAACAGCATCGCGGTCGAGGTGCACTCGAACTACCGCGCGACCCCCAACACGAGCATGGACCTGTCGCTCGTCGCGGCCTCGTGA
- a CDS encoding CDP-alcohol phosphatidyltransferase family protein yields the protein MNATTGRLSVDRGARAAYAALARAQKSGAGVPWYMRVVNRRAGRLIAAVAAQTRATPNHMTAASFAAFLAGAGLLVGLEPGVPMAVGAMLLLQLGFAFDSADGQLARLRGTGSPAGEWLDHVVDSARHLLFHLAVLIALHRFTDVSDAVLLVPLVFALVSTVRFFAQILAEQLARRDPVAGPESVPRFGVWIQAPADTGLLNLVVVLWAWTTAFLWAYGVFAALNTLLLAATFVRRHRELAALGRES from the coding sequence GTGAACGCGACGACCGGCCGGCTGTCGGTGGACCGTGGGGCGCGCGCGGCGTACGCGGCGCTGGCCCGCGCGCAGAAGAGCGGGGCGGGCGTGCCGTGGTACATGCGCGTCGTCAACCGCCGGGCCGGGCGGCTCATCGCCGCGGTCGCAGCGCAGACCCGGGCCACGCCGAACCACATGACCGCCGCGAGCTTCGCGGCGTTCCTCGCCGGCGCGGGGCTGCTGGTCGGGCTGGAGCCCGGCGTGCCGATGGCGGTCGGCGCGATGCTCCTGCTGCAGCTCGGCTTCGCGTTCGACTCCGCCGACGGCCAGCTCGCGCGGCTGCGCGGCACGGGCTCGCCCGCGGGGGAGTGGCTCGACCACGTCGTGGACTCCGCGCGTCACCTGCTGTTCCACCTCGCGGTGCTGATCGCCCTCCACCGCTTCACCGACGTGTCCGACGCGGTGCTCCTCGTGCCGCTCGTCTTCGCCCTGGTGTCGACCGTGCGGTTCTTCGCCCAGATCCTCGCCGAGCAGCTCGCCCGGCGCGATCCCGTCGCGGGTCCGGAGTCGGTGCCCCGGTTCGGGGTGTGGATCCAGGCCCCGGCCGACACGGGCCTGCTCAACCTGGTCGTGGTCCTGTGGGCGTGGACCACGGCGTTCCTGTGGGCGTACGGCGTGTTCGCGGCGCTCAACACGTTGCTGCTCGCCGCGACGTTCGTCCGCCGCCACCGTGAGCTCGCAGCGCTCGGCCGGGAGTCGTGA
- a CDS encoding glycosyltransferase family 2 protein: protein MIASERRPAADAVAVAADAPPAVTAVVPTHRRPELMRRAVQSIVDQTYPGAIEIIVVFDACEPELPAVETGPGRTLRAVTNERVRGLAGARNTGILAATHDFVAFLDDDDHWMPGKLAAQMAVFAEHPEVGLVGTAMEVDDGRRTHRRPVPLTVVTHDDLVRDRIAGLHSSSFVFRRPVLVDTVGMIDEELPGSYGEDYDVLLTTSQVVPIRLVNEPLVSVRWSGQSFFYGRWAQYAEGLTYLLDKHLGLREDPAATARMSSQIGFALAAAGRRREARPWLRRALATRRLDVRAWLGLLISFRLLSADVVARVANLAGKGI from the coding sequence GTGATCGCCTCCGAGCGGCGTCCTGCGGCCGACGCCGTCGCGGTCGCCGCGGACGCACCGCCGGCGGTCACCGCGGTGGTCCCGACCCACCGTCGCCCCGAGCTCATGCGCCGCGCGGTGCAGAGCATCGTGGACCAGACCTACCCCGGGGCGATCGAGATCATCGTGGTGTTCGACGCGTGCGAGCCCGAGCTGCCTGCCGTCGAGACGGGCCCCGGCCGCACCCTGCGCGCCGTGACGAACGAGCGCGTGCGGGGGCTCGCCGGGGCCCGCAACACCGGCATCCTGGCCGCGACGCACGACTTCGTGGCGTTCCTGGACGACGACGACCACTGGATGCCCGGCAAGCTCGCGGCGCAGATGGCGGTGTTCGCCGAGCACCCCGAGGTCGGTCTCGTGGGCACGGCCATGGAGGTGGACGACGGTCGGCGGACCCACCGGCGTCCCGTCCCGCTCACCGTCGTCACCCACGACGACCTGGTGCGCGACCGCATCGCGGGCCTGCACTCGAGCAGCTTCGTCTTCCGGCGCCCGGTGCTGGTGGACACCGTCGGCATGATCGACGAGGAGCTTCCCGGCTCGTACGGCGAGGACTACGACGTGCTCCTCACGACGTCGCAGGTCGTCCCCATCCGCCTCGTCAACGAGCCCCTCGTGTCGGTCCGCTGGTCCGGCCAGTCGTTCTTCTACGGCCGGTGGGCGCAGTACGCCGAGGGGCTCACCTACCTGCTCGACAAGCACCTGGGCCTGCGTGAGGACCCCGCGGCGACGGCGCGCATGAGCTCGCAGATCGGCTTCGCGCTGGCTGCGGCCGGTCGTCGCCGGGAGGCGCGGCCGTGGCTCCGTCGCGCCCTGGCGACCCGACGGCTCGACGTCCGGGCCTGGCTCGGGCTGCTCATCTCGTTCCGCCTGCTGTCCGCCGACGTGGTCGCCCGTGTCGCCAACCTCGCCGGCAAGGGGATCTGA
- a CDS encoding O-antigen ligase family protein, with protein MATTAEALPGWPVLALLWGFPVFWLLGATVITGVLLTVVMLSYLAHFAAARFVPGVYAFTAFVAWVIPCVVMVEGTSRLLGYAYRLSILVIVGTAFVYTIAAGSRLSRRRIVNALTAVWFFTVLGGLAGLAFPTARLSTPVGLLLPSALTSNEYVHDLFFPPFAEVQSPFGSPTDFVRPSAPFPYANSWGVAIVLLTPVAVACFLQTRSRLLRIGIVAGMGAMLPSALSTSNRGMFAGLVLAAVYVVIRMALRDRAAPVITIAVLGVGGAVVLIANGLLTQIQTRQQYGDSNGTRFSLYEETFRRTLDSPLLGYGAPRPSAEPGISLGTQGYVWMLMFSFGFVGLALFLVFLWGTTMRTWRSPGDIDLVLHSVLVVASVVIVVYGLDIMQLLTVMLVAGVLLRRRYGLDTSAPGG; from the coding sequence GTGGCCACGACTGCCGAGGCGCTCCCCGGCTGGCCGGTCCTCGCGCTGCTGTGGGGGTTCCCGGTGTTCTGGCTGCTCGGGGCGACCGTCATCACCGGCGTCCTGCTGACGGTCGTGATGCTGTCGTACCTGGCCCACTTCGCCGCCGCCCGGTTCGTGCCCGGGGTCTACGCGTTCACGGCGTTCGTCGCGTGGGTGATTCCCTGCGTGGTCATGGTCGAGGGCACCTCGCGCCTGCTCGGCTACGCCTACCGGCTGTCGATCCTCGTGATCGTCGGGACCGCGTTCGTCTACACGATCGCCGCAGGCAGCCGGCTGAGCCGCCGCCGGATCGTCAACGCGCTGACGGCCGTGTGGTTCTTCACCGTCCTCGGCGGTCTCGCCGGTCTCGCGTTCCCGACGGCCCGTCTCAGCACGCCGGTGGGGCTGCTCCTGCCGTCGGCGCTCACGAGCAACGAGTACGTCCACGACCTGTTCTTCCCACCGTTCGCCGAGGTGCAGTCGCCGTTCGGCTCGCCGACCGACTTCGTCCGGCCGTCCGCACCCTTCCCGTACGCCAACAGCTGGGGTGTCGCGATCGTGCTGCTCACGCCGGTGGCCGTCGCGTGCTTCCTGCAGACCCGCTCGAGGCTGCTGCGGATCGGCATCGTCGCCGGGATGGGTGCGATGCTGCCGTCCGCGCTCAGCACCTCCAACCGTGGCATGTTCGCCGGCCTGGTCCTCGCGGCCGTCTACGTCGTCATCCGCATGGCGCTGCGCGACCGGGCGGCACCGGTCATCACGATCGCGGTGCTCGGCGTCGGCGGCGCTGTGGTGCTCATCGCCAACGGGCTGCTCACCCAGATCCAGACCCGGCAGCAGTACGGCGACTCCAACGGCACCCGGTTCAGCCTGTACGAGGAGACGTTCCGCCGGACCCTGGACTCGCCGCTGCTGGGGTACGGCGCGCCCCGTCCGTCGGCCGAGCCCGGCATCTCGCTCGGGACCCAGGGCTACGTCTGGATGCTGATGTTCAGCTTCGGCTTCGTCGGGCTGGCGCTCTTCCTGGTGTTCCTGTGGGGAACGACGATGCGGACGTGGCGCTCGCCCGGCGACATCGACCTGGTCCTGCACAGCGTGCTGGTGGTCGCCAGCGTCGTCATCGTGGTCTACGGGCTGGACATCATGCAGCTGCTGACCGTGATGCTCGTGGCCGGCGTGCTGCTGCGCCGACGGTACGGCCTCGACACCTCGGCCCCCGGTGGCTGA
- a CDS encoding DUF779 domain-containing protein — translation MDAGPSVAVPRVALTPKAAELLRGLRASYDKPLMFHQSGGCCDGSAPMCFTEGTFLTGHQDVHLGDLEYGAPEVAPVWISREQFAYWSHTHITIDVVPGRGAGFSIEGPTGNRFIIRSRVFTEEETALLAAEPAR, via the coding sequence ATGGATGCCGGACCGTCGGTCGCAGTTCCCAGGGTTGCGCTGACCCCGAAGGCCGCGGAGCTCCTCCGCGGCCTTCGGGCCTCGTACGACAAGCCGTTGATGTTCCACCAGTCCGGCGGGTGCTGTGACGGCTCCGCCCCGATGTGCTTCACCGAGGGCACCTTCCTCACCGGTCACCAGGACGTCCACCTCGGGGACCTGGAGTACGGGGCGCCCGAGGTCGCACCCGTGTGGATCTCGCGGGAGCAGTTCGCGTACTGGTCGCACACGCACATCACGATCGACGTCGTGCCGGGACGGGGCGCAGGGTTCTCGATCGAGGGCCCCACCGGCAACCGGTTCATCATCCGCTCGCGGGTCTTCACCGAGGAGGAGACCGCGCTGCTCGCGGCCGAGCCCGCACGGTGA
- a CDS encoding adenylyltransferase/cytidyltransferase family protein — translation MTDARPRYDVGYSSGVFDMFHVGHLNLLRRARNHCHHLVVGVASDEYVENLKGRPPVVPCDERIDIISALGIVDEVIIDRSEDKVAAWQQRPFDAIFKGNDWQGTPKGYRLERSMEELGVRVVYFPYTRHTSSSMLRSFLTERGE, via the coding sequence GTGACTGATGCGCGACCCAGGTACGACGTCGGCTATTCGAGCGGCGTCTTCGACATGTTCCATGTCGGGCACCTCAACCTGCTGCGGCGAGCCCGCAACCACTGCCACCACCTCGTGGTCGGCGTGGCCAGCGACGAGTACGTCGAGAACCTGAAGGGCCGCCCGCCGGTCGTGCCGTGCGACGAGCGGATCGACATCATCTCCGCGCTGGGCATCGTCGACGAGGTCATCATCGACCGCTCGGAGGACAAGGTCGCCGCGTGGCAGCAGCGGCCGTTCGACGCGATCTTCAAGGGCAACGACTGGCAGGGCACGCCGAAGGGCTACCGCCTGGAGCGCTCGATGGAGGAGCTCGGTGTGCGGGTCGTCTACTTCCCCTACACCCGGCACACCTCCAGCTCGATGCTGCGCTCGTTCCTGACGGAGCGCGGCGAGTGA